The genomic window GGCATCACTATATTAAATGTCTTAAGGGCAATATTTGTTGTGATTTAACACATTAAAATTATTTAATCAATATTTAACAGAAAATCAATTAACAGCTTACTTAGCACTGGCCAACGTAGCTCATAATGTAACCATGTAGCAGATGTCTTTTGTCTgagtatatcacagaatttttctatcagtaCCCTGTTTGGATGTGAAGTTAAACAAGACTGTAGCTGACTAACCAGAGCGGTAACACTTAATAATAATGGTACATGAATCATCTGGAATTCATGCATGTAGTACATCATGAATTATTAGTAACGTACATGACGTTATGCATGAATTAAAGAAAGACCAATACATTGGTTTAGGaaatttaggaaagcttttggtagatggatttatccttttattttatgaaattattcttatgttgttttattgtagtcattttatgtacagcacttgaTTTGATTGCAGTAAAGTTTGTCTTTAAcagttgtttgttagcaaaacaCTTGTCAATGTTTGCTCATTCAGGTGCTTTTTTTTCTGTAGGTCAGTAGCTCCTGatcattaatgtaaaaaaaaaaaaaaaaaaaaaagcatcaccttgagcttttatttttcattactgTTAGATCACAGTGGAGTTTCTTTTAACAATGTGGTGAACATCAATTAACACTGGCCAATATTAACTCTTGTTCTGTTATTTGCTCCTAAATACCAGATGTACCCTGTTAATGTCAATTATATATTTATAGTAGATTATTAGCTACTATTAGGTCACATACCGTTATTATCTTAGCACTGTACTATCTTCAGGTAAGATCATTGAgaagtttgttttcttttaatgatcTGAATATCAACCTAAAACGTAACCCtttatataatataattatattatatttatataatacataatacagtatattaaatattttgtctCATGTACGTCTAGTTATGATAGTGATTTGGGTCTACATAATTAGGGTCGTCTTGGTATGGTGCTGGCTGCTCTGAGTCTGTGTAGGCGTAGTTGTCTTCCCCGTAGTCCAGGTTTTCATTGTGGTCAGACTGTGGGGAGGTTCTTTTTAAAGAGGCTTTTTTGCTGAAGGCTTGGTACAGGTACACAGCAACGGTAAACTGAACCACCTGCAGACACACAAAGAGGGCCGGGATtaaaagtgtttttcaaccttggggtcaggaccacatgtggggtcacctggaattcaaatggggtcacctgaaatttccactAATTGATAAATTAACCCCAAAAACTTTCTAAttaaaacatatatggtgagttgacagagacactcacaatccataaaagatatggcaaactgtgaagctgaaactgaagcactgtggtactgtttatctttcaaatgttcattgtggtcagtttcagatgctgcagctctttcataattcatagtttgagttcttgtttgttcagtattaattgtcggccttgtaaatccaagctggactgactgtacatatcctgaccaaggaaaatcaaattctcactttgtgcagtaatctacacctggcttttctgcctccgtccataaaaatatacattatatagactaaaagtcatctaaaatcaatatttatttgcaacatagtatagcaaactattacatgatcaaaaacaaatacattttagcaaaaaaaatgccGCCATTTTGAATGTccagggtcaccagaaatttgtcatgttaaaatggggtcacgagtcaaaaaaggttgggaaccactggattaaacctGGCCTCTGACTCCTAGAGGCTGCCGGGGTTGTTACACATCAAAATGCATCAGGTGTTTCAGGTCGTTTTATTACCTGGACAAATATGAGGCTGATGTCCATGCCAATGATGGTCAGACCGTTCTTCGTCAGCCAATCACCGAGCTTTGTTTTACAGCCCTGCAACAACACACAACCGAATGTTAGCACTGGAGTCAAAACCATTTAAATTGACATAAAAAGGCAGCTGTTTTGTGTCTAAATGTAAATTAACTGACCTAATCAAAATAAATGTCAACATCAAATTTTCCCACTGTGAGCGAGCTAATATTCTTGGTGATGTCGTGAAACAAACTGTAGCTATAAAAGTGACGATAACCCTACACAACCCTTATCACCCTAAATACACGGTTTCCCATTAAGTTGGgatcattttattttcagacacattattctttttattcctctttacacaTATCAGTAATCATCTATAACCAggttcaatgattacatactgagtcactttatctatcaagaataaatcacattgtcatcatttcatgagaagaggttaaagtaatttattccaacttcatgggcagcATTTCATGTGAAATTTGGATATGTAAATGTATATAACATTTCTGCCTTTCATTTGATCTCACTATTTGCCAGAAATAAagcggtttgttttttttctcaaaagaGTTGTCATAATAAAAATGTCGATGTTAATATAAATACAGTATTATTAATGACatagcagaaaaaaataaatatcaaaatgaacacTTCTTTCATtggcatttttgtataatttgtatgtattttgtacCACTGTGTATGAGTTGTTTCCATGTCCAACCGACAGGTCAGTGATGTTCATCAGCCCTGAGCACCAGGATGAGTTACCACTATGATATGAGTCAAAACACGAGCACGGAAGAACGTCAGATGTCAGATTTTGTGTGGAGTTGATGAAAGAGTTTTGCAGCCAATCAGAAGGGCCTGTCAGGCCACAGCACTGcgcctacagacagacagatggttaGTCAGAATcagtaaagcaggggtctcaaactcattttctttcaggggccacattcagcccgatttgatctcaagtgggccggaccagtaaaataatagcataataacttataaataatgacaactccaaatttttgtctttgttttagtgcaaaaaaccccttcaattatgaaaatacttacttttagaaactatcccaataaaaaaaagatgtgaataacctgaaaaaactgaaaattcttaagaaaactaagtgcaattttaacaagcatTATGGATTGGCTCTACAAAGGCAGCAGTAACAGgcaggaaattgttaaaattgtgcttaattttctttagacatttcaggttgttcatagttgttcaggttattcgcattttattgttacggaacagtttgtaaatgtgaatattttcattatttaatgttattttttgcactaaaacaaagacaaatatttgaagttgccattatttataggcataatgtaatatttttttcacatcaaaccaagaagaaaatatggagtcgttattttttgtaggtttttgtgctattattttactgtatatcatattggtctgtatgcagaacctgaattaaaatgagttccacagccttgactgtggaatttttgcactttgcaaattcatcccacgggccggattggaacctttggcgggccgcatttggcccccgagccgcatgtttgagacccctgcagtaAAGTGTTGAGTCTTTAATATGGAGTTGAAGTTTGTTCTGGTGATAAACTCACATAGTGTTGCACGTTGTCCAATAATTTGTCTTGACCGTTCTCTGCATCCGGATATTCTCGGATGATCTGATTCACGACATTTTCCAAAGCCTCTGCAATCTGAACATAAACATCACGAATAAAGAATACATAAAGAACACACTTGATGAAGTTTAACATAAATTCTGACCCACAACATTTATTCCTGTCTATCTGGTAAAAATGCAGCAACCAGTTGTTTGATTATTACTAATGTGATCAAATACCACGTTTCCACttcatggtaccggctcgactcgactcaactccgTTTTTTTGAGTTTCTATTATgcaaaagaacctggaatctggtacctggtactactgtTTTAGTCCTTGCTTGGGcaaggttccaaaacaggtgaagagatactaaaatgtcacGTGTAAACCCTGCAgtccactgattggtcagagagttggctCTGTGTCATTGTGTTATCAATGTGTAacatgccatttaaaaaaaaaaaaactgatttggaagtttactgtaaatataccagtaggctaatccatgatgacaaccCGCAAAACAACACCGTGGTCGGTTGAGGaaattcagacatttctgtccttggtggccgatgaaaagtTCCACCGTTAGCTTGACAGGACAAAACGCAAGAAGagagtttatcaacaactctctgagcagacgcaTGACGTCCAGGTGGCACCACAATTGTGGGGCCCATGAAAGGTTCAGTGGCCCCGCACCCCACATTGTGATCACGGCACTACATTTGAAAAGGTAAATAAGTGctttaactaaaaacaaaaaacatgcacaGCACACAAATCCAAAGTAGGGGACCGGTGACTCCCCCCAGGCTGCCCAAGCAGTCTAAGCACAAGGAAATGTAAGTGCAAATGGGTattgggaaaaataaaaactataaaaagacttagtgggaaaaataaaaaccataaaaaagacttactggataaaaaaaaacagaaaaaaattagtagggggaaaaaaacagtaaaaaaatttagtgggaaaaaaacaggaaaaaaatttagtagggaaaaaaactaaaaaatttagtggagaaaaaaaaaaacttagttggggaaaaaaacaagaaaaaatttagtggggaaaaaaacccaggaaaaaaatttgtgggaaaaataaaataggaaaaaaatttagtgggaaaaataaaaaaaaacaggaataagacttctggattatttagaactgtcttcttccctggagtctttatgggctc from Sphaeramia orbicularis chromosome 16, fSphaOr1.1, whole genome shotgun sequence includes these protein-coding regions:
- the LOC115435337 gene encoding CD82 antigen; translation: MKLEVKIELLKFCSDVFNCIFLALGLSLVGCAVWILFDSGNFLNILSSDELKTVGVGLLMIGGVVMAVSIVGCLGAHSENRFLLLVYMIFIIVLTLGQLFITLLLLISSVKIAEALENVVNQIIREYPDAENGQDKLLDNVQHYAQCCGLTGPSDWLQNSFINSTQNLTSDVLPCSCFDSYHSGNSSWCSGLMNITDLSVGHGNNSYTVGCKTKLGDWLTKNGLTIIGMDISLIFVQVVQFTVAVYLYQAFSKKASLKRTSPQSDHNENLDYGEDNYAYTDSEQPAPYQDDPNYVDPNHYHN